The following proteins come from a genomic window of Sorghum bicolor cultivar BTx623 chromosome 3, Sorghum_bicolor_NCBIv3, whole genome shotgun sequence:
- the LOC110433361 gene encoding E3 ubiquitin-protein ligase EL5-like, with amino-acid sequence MEMEASGALSSSSVLYAAMSLPCALLVLVVGEAGLRVASLALRGEMKAWWPTRAAMLGYRVARPGVGGASVFPDDDDPPLLLPAESCDRLAVAVYRRRGQGQGQEEQAQDPDPDCAFCLSAVRDGEEVRELRCRHVFHRACIDAWLVRPRATCPLCRDRLLPAESDHDHDRLSSSASASAYAHGGAIWHMT; translated from the coding sequence ATGGAGATGGAGGCCAGCGGCGCGCTATCATCATCGTCCGTGCTGTACGCGGCCATGTCCCTGCCGTGCGCGCTCCTCGTGCTGGTGGTCGGCGAGGCGGGCCTCCGCGTGGCGTCGCTGGCGCTCCGCGGCGAGATGAAGGCCTGGTGGCCCACGCGCGCCGCGATGCTGGGCTACCGCGTCGCGCGCCCCGGCGTCGGCGGCGCGTCCGTGTtccccgacgacgacgacccgccgctgctgctgccggcCGAGTCCTGCGAccgcctcgccgtcgccgtgtaCCGCCGCCGCGGGCAAGGGCAAGGGCAGGAGGAGCAGGCGCAGGACCCGGACCCGGACTGCGCCTTCTGCCTCTCCGcggtccgcgacggcgaggaggtGCGCGAGCTGCGGTGCCGCCACGTCTTCCACCGCGCCTGCATCGACGCCTGGCTCGTCCGCCCGCGCGCCACCTGCCCGCTCTGCCGCGACCGGCTCCTCCCCGCCGAgagcgaccacgaccacgaccgCCTctcctcgtcggcgtcggcctcCGCCTACGCCCACGGCGGCGCGATCTGGCACATGACGTGA